The genome window ATGATGAGCGATAAAACGAACCCTGATTGGAATCTTGTTTTGAATGAAGTTTCAAAGCTCATAAATCCAAAATATTACCATAGCTTTATTTCGCCTCTTCATCTATTGAAGATAGAAAACTCTAAAGCTTTTTTAATCGCTCCTTCTGACCAAGTAAAGAGACATGTTGAAAGCAAATACATAACTCAGATAGAAGAAGCCTTATTCACTGTTCTTGGAGATCGTGTCCATGTTGAGATTCTGACAGAATCAAAAGATGCTAGCGTTGAATTTAATACTGCAATACAAGATAAGTTTGATGTAAGAGAATCTTTTTTTAACCCAGACTATAGTTTTGAAAACTTCATTGTAGCGGACTCCAATCGACTTCCTTATACAGCATGTATGGAAGCGGTCAAAAGACCGGGAGATATAAATCCTCTATATATATTCGGATCCGTTGGAGTTGGCAAAACCCATTTGCTTCATGCTATAGGAAACGAAATATTAAAACGTGAACCATGGAAAAAAGTAAGGTATGTCGAAATGACTTCTTTTCTAAATGAGTTCGTTTATACCGTCAGACAAAATAGTCGAACAGCACTAGATTCATTTAAACTAAAATTTCAATCGTATGATACTTTACTGATAGATGACATTCAATTTCTCAATTCAGGAGCTGATAAAACTCAGGAAGAGTTTTTTGCTCTCTTTAACTTTTTATACCAAAGAAAAAGTCAGATCGTTATTGCTTCAGACCGACCAAGTTATGAACTTCCAATCCATGATAGACTTAAATCAAGATTTACTAAAGGTGTTCAAGCAAATGTTCAACCTCCTTCACCTGATCTAAGAAGAGCTATACTTTCTAAATATTCTGATTTGTACAATCTCCATTTAGATGAAGAATCTCTAAATTACACATCTTCTCATATAACAGGTGACATTCGACATTTAATGGGAGCATTAAATGATATTCTTTTATATAAGAAAGCTTATAATTTGATGATTGTACCTTTTGAAAGAGTTAAAGAAGTTGTCGATTCAAGATCTGTCTTTAGACAAAAGGCAGTTGATATGACGCAAGACAACCTTATTGAATTAGTCTGTGAAATTTACAATCAGCCCAAGAAGGACGTTCTAGGAAAATCTAGAAAAAATGAATTTATCTTACCAAGACATCTTTGCATGTATATGTTAAAAGAAATCTTCAGCTTAAATAAGACCTTAATTGGAAGGATTTTTGATTGTAAGCATACAACCGTAATTCATGCAATTTCAAATATTGAGGAAAAGATAAAAACAGATCTCAAGCTTCAAGAAACCGTCCACAAAGTCCGTTTAAAATTCGATTTAATTTGAAGATAAACTGTAGATAACTTAATAATAAACCATTCACAAACTATTAATAAGACATAAGACAAAATTAATGTCCCATATACTGTAGATTCGGTTCGAAATTCCCCGATTTACAAAAAAGTTATTTTCTTTTTTAATGCGACATATTCCTATATAAAATGAGGAGTTTTTAAGGTTATCTACTTATCTACATACTCAACAACATCAACAATTATAAGACATAATATTATATATATAAGGTAAAACATGAAATTCAATATTAAAAGTTCAGACTTCTTAAAAGCTATCAATTCCGTTGAAGGAGTTATAAACTCAAAACAAATCAAATCCGTTTTATCCAATGTTAAAATAGAGGCTTCTGATAACTCTGTTTCCTTAAGTGCTACAGATATGGAAATATCCGTTAGAACTTCTTTAGCTGCTGATGTATCGGTTTCAGGAGTTACTTCTCTTCCAGCAAAACAACTCAGTAGTATATTCAAAACTATTAATTTCTCAGATGCGAAATTGGAAATAAATACCGATTCTGAAAATCCAGAAACAGTCATTACCGATGCAGAAGGAAAAGTTGGTTCCAAATTTCAAATCAATGGACTGGATCCAGAAGAGATAAGAACAATTGGTAAAATAGAAGAAAAAAATATTACTGATTTTCCTTGCTTAATACTCAAAGAAATGATTAGAAAAACAAATTATGCAGTTGCCCAAGAAGAGACTAGATTTGTTTTCAATGGATTATTTATGAAATGTATCGATGATGAATTGATTGTAGTAGGAACAGACGGACGTCGCTTATCTAAGATTACGAGAAAGATTCCCAAAAAATTGGATTTCGGAAATGGAATCATTGTACCACATAAAACTGTAAGAGAATCGATTAAATTATTAGATCAAGCAGAGAATGGAAAGATTGGTTTATCGGAATCACAATTTTACTTAAGTGTTGCACATTCAGAATTACTCTCTAAATTGATTGATGGTTCTTATCCAGACTATGAACAAGTCATTCCTAAAAACAATAGCTACTCTGTTAGAATTAATAAAGATGAATTCGCTATCGTATTAAGACAAGCTCTGATCTCAGCTGAAGAACCTTCAAGGCAAATTCGTTTAAGTTTCAAAACTAATACTCTTGTTATAACATCATCTAATCCTGGTTCAATGCAATTTGAAAACAGCATGCCAATTGAGTTTAGTGGAGACGATCTTACAATTGCCTTCAAAGGAGATTATCTATCGGACACAATTAAATCGATAGATGATCCAGAATTTGAAATTCATTTTACAAACTCAAGCTTACCTGTACTTTTTAAGGATCCTTCAGATGCAGATTATGTTTCGGTCATAATGCCAATGAAAATCTAATCCAATATGATTCTGAAAAGGTTAAGCCTGAATAACTTCAGGACTTACAGAGAATTAAATCTTGAATTTAAATCTAGATTGATATTCTTCATAGGTGATAATGGAGAAGGCAAATCAAATCTATTAGAATCTATATCCATTTTATCCTTCTTGAAAAGTTTTCGAGGAAATAGTGATGATGAAATTCTCTCATGGGGTGAGAATACATTCTACATTGGTTCGAAGCTTTTTGAGAATGAAGAAGAAAGTCGCCTCGAATATGGTTTTGAAAAAAATCCAATCCGAAGAAAAAAAATTAAATTCAATAATAATTTAATCAAAAAGCAATCAGAAGCATATGGTATTCTTCCTTGTGTTGTTTTATCACCAAAGGACTTGGATATAGTTGAAGGTGGGAGTAGCGAACGGAGAAAATTCATTGATGGTTTAATATCAGCTCTGGATAAAAATTATCTAAATACTCTTTTAGAATATAATCGAATTCTAAAACAACGAAATACAAGTTTAAAGAAACAAATCACAAGTGCGGAATCTCTGGGTATATGGGACAAGATGCTTTGTGAAAAGGATAACTATATCCGTAACGCAAGAGCCAATTTTATAAAAGATATGGATATCTTGTTTAGAAATAATTTAAATCTTCTTTCCGGTTCAAAAGATGATTACGGTTTGTTTTATAAGCCAAATGCTAAATCTACTGAAGACTATGAAATGAGGATGAGAGACAATTTTCAAAAAGATCTAAGAGTTGGTTACACAACTGTTGGGTGCCATAGAGATGAAATTACAATTGGCGGAGAAGATAAAGATGTTCTAAGTTTTGGATCTCAAGGACAAAGAAGATCTGTTGTAATTTCGCTTAAGACTGCATCTTTCGAATTGCTAAGAAGAAAAATCGGAATAGATCCAATACTTTTAATTGATGATGTAATTCGAGAATTAGATACACGAAGAAGGGAGTTTTTTGTTGATCTAATCCGAGGGTGTGGGCAAGCTTTTTTTACAACTACAGATTTGGAAGGAATTCATGATTATATCGGGAATCTCGATGAGCCTAGACAAATTTTTCAAGTAACCAAAGGATCTGTGACTGAATTATGAAAGACGAATGGAAAACTACTCGTGACCTTCCTGAAGCAATAGGGAATGTTTTCTCAATAGAGGAAATCCAGAAGTCACTGTTGCTAAAAAAAATTTCAGATCAATGGAAAGATTTGGTTGGAGCAATTTTAGCAGATCACAGCTATCCAAAAGATATTCACTCCAGCATATTAATTGTTCAGACTTCACATTCAGCTTATTCTCAAGAAATTGGATTCCATAGTCCGAATATTTTGGGATATATTCATAATAAATTGCAAGTAAAATCGATACAATCTGTTCGCTGCCAGATCGGACCTGTTCTTATTCGAAAAAAAAAGAAGACAGAAAAGAAAAAAGGGACTCTTAACGGAAAAGAAGAATTACTTGCCTCTTTAGAAGGCATTACCGATGAAAACCTTCGTAAAAAGTACATCAGCTTGATAGAAGTAATGGACTGATTTTGTTCTAAATCACTTGCTCGTAGAGGCTCGTTCTAGAGAATTACAATTAGGTTCAAAGGAATTCATGTCATACAGCGCCGAAAAAATAAAAATTCTAGAAGGTCTTGAGGCGGTTAGAAAACGCCCAGGAATGTACATTGGAACCCAAGATGAGACGGGTTTACATAAAATGGTTTATGAAGTCGTCGATAACTCCGTCGATGAGGCAATGGCAGGCAATTGTACTGAGATAAAAGTCAGTATTTTACCTGATAATATCATTGAGGTAATCGATGACGGTCGCGGAATCCCAACAGGAATCCATCCTGATAAAGGAATCTCGACTATTGAAGTTGTAATGACCATCCTGCATGCTGGTGGAAAATTTGAGAACGATGCGTACAAAGTGTCCGGTGGATTGCATGGTGTGGGAGTTTCCGTTGTAAACGCGCTATCCGAATGGATGGAAGTTGAAGTTCATTCATTAGGTCAGATTCATTACCAGAAATACACTACCGGAATTCCAGTCGCTCCAGTAAGTATCAAAGGTGAGACTACCCTAACTGGAACAACTGTTAGATTTAAACCTGATAAAACTATTTTTACTACAACCGAGTTCTTATTTGATACATTGTCTGCAAGATTTCGAGAATTGGCATTCCTAAATAACTCTCTAAAAATCTCAATTACAGATGCAAGAAAGGAAGAAAAGCAATCTCACGAGTTTCAATATGATGGTGGAATTGTTTCTTTTGTAGATCATATTAACGCATCCAAACATCCATTACACAAAATTTGTCATTTCAATCGTGAGAAAGATTCCATTATTGCTGAAGTTGCTTTGCAGTATTGTGATACTTACAATGAAACAATTTTTACCTTTACAAATGGAATCAATAACAGTTTAGGTGGAACACATTTAGAGGGCTTCCGCGCTGCACTTACTCGTACACTAAATGATTTCCTTAAGAAAGATCAAAACCTTTCCAAGAAAGGAACAATTACATTGTCGGGAGAAGATGTTAAGGAAGGATTGTGTGTAGTTATATCTGTAAAAATTCCTCAACCTCAATTCAACTCGCAAACAAAAGAAAAATTAGTGAATGCAGAAATCAAAGGAATTATGCAAACTCTAACTTCTGAAGGTTTGGTATTGTTCTTTGAAGAAAATCCAGCTATCATTAAGAAGATTTTAGAAAAATGTATTCTTGCTTCCAAAGCTCGCGAAGCTGCAAGACGTGCAAGAGATTTGACACGAAGAAAAACAGTTCTTGAAGGTGGAGGTTTACCTGGTAAGCTAGCTGACTGCTCAGAAAAAGATCCTGCAAAAAGTGAAATTTATTTGGTTGAGGGTGATTCAGCTGGTGGATCCGCTAAACAAGGTAGAGATAGAAATACTCAAGCCATTCTCCCCCTTAAAGGAAAAATTCTAAACGTCGAAAAATCTAGGTTAGATAAAATTTTAGCTAACGAAGAAATTAGAACCTTAATATCTGCTTTGGGAACTGGTATAGGTGAAGATGAATTCAATGTTGATAAAGCACGTTATCATAAAATTGTAATCATGACTGATGCTGATATCGATGGTTCGCATATTCGAACTTTGATTTTAACTTTCTTTTTTCGTCATATGCGACCGTTAATCGAGAGAGGATTTCTTTTCGTGGCTCAACCTCCTCTATATCAACTTAAGTTTGGAAAAGAATCTATATACGCTTATTCGGATCGAGAAAAAGACGAACTAATACGAAGCAGACAAAATGATAAAGTTGTCATCCAGAGATACAAAGGTTTAGGGGAAATGAATCCTGAACAATTGTGGGAGACAACAATGGACCCAGAACGACGAGTTGTTCTTCAAGTTAAGATGGATGACTTAGTTGCGGCTGAAGACACTTTTAATATTCTTATGGGTGATGATGTTTCTCCACGCCGAAGATTTATTGAAGAA of Leptospira sp. GIMC2001 contains these proteins:
- the dnaA gene encoding chromosomal replication initiator protein DnaA produces the protein MSDKTNPDWNLVLNEVSKLINPKYYHSFISPLHLLKIENSKAFLIAPSDQVKRHVESKYITQIEEALFTVLGDRVHVEILTESKDASVEFNTAIQDKFDVRESFFNPDYSFENFIVADSNRLPYTACMEAVKRPGDINPLYIFGSVGVGKTHLLHAIGNEILKREPWKKVRYVEMTSFLNEFVYTVRQNSRTALDSFKLKFQSYDTLLIDDIQFLNSGADKTQEEFFALFNFLYQRKSQIVIASDRPSYELPIHDRLKSRFTKGVQANVQPPSPDLRRAILSKYSDLYNLHLDEESLNYTSSHITGDIRHLMGALNDILLYKKAYNLMIVPFERVKEVVDSRSVFRQKAVDMTQDNLIELVCEIYNQPKKDVLGKSRKNEFILPRHLCMYMLKEIFSLNKTLIGRIFDCKHTTVIHAISNIEEKIKTDLKLQETVHKVRLKFDLI
- the dnaN gene encoding DNA polymerase III subunit beta encodes the protein MKFNIKSSDFLKAINSVEGVINSKQIKSVLSNVKIEASDNSVSLSATDMEISVRTSLAADVSVSGVTSLPAKQLSSIFKTINFSDAKLEINTDSENPETVITDAEGKVGSKFQINGLDPEEIRTIGKIEEKNITDFPCLILKEMIRKTNYAVAQEETRFVFNGLFMKCIDDELIVVGTDGRRLSKITRKIPKKLDFGNGIIVPHKTVRESIKLLDQAENGKIGLSESQFYLSVAHSELLSKLIDGSYPDYEQVIPKNNSYSVRINKDEFAIVLRQALISAEEPSRQIRLSFKTNTLVITSSNPGSMQFENSMPIEFSGDDLTIAFKGDYLSDTIKSIDDPEFEIHFTNSSLPVLFKDPSDADYVSVIMPMKI
- the recF gene encoding DNA replication/repair protein RecF (All proteins in this family for which functions are known are DNA-binding proteins that assist the filamentation of RecA onto DNA for the initiation of recombination or recombinational repair.), with amino-acid sequence MILKRLSLNNFRTYRELNLEFKSRLIFFIGDNGEGKSNLLESISILSFLKSFRGNSDDEILSWGENTFYIGSKLFENEEESRLEYGFEKNPIRRKKIKFNNNLIKKQSEAYGILPCVVLSPKDLDIVEGGSSERRKFIDGLISALDKNYLNTLLEYNRILKQRNTSLKKQITSAESLGIWDKMLCEKDNYIRNARANFIKDMDILFRNNLNLLSGSKDDYGLFYKPNAKSTEDYEMRMRDNFQKDLRVGYTTVGCHRDEITIGGEDKDVLSFGSQGQRRSVVISLKTASFELLRRKIGIDPILLIDDVIRELDTRRREFFVDLIRGCGQAFFTTTDLEGIHDYIGNLDEPRQIFQVTKGSVTEL
- a CDS encoding DUF721 domain-containing protein, which translates into the protein MKDEWKTTRDLPEAIGNVFSIEEIQKSLLLKKISDQWKDLVGAILADHSYPKDIHSSILIVQTSHSAYSQEIGFHSPNILGYIHNKLQVKSIQSVRCQIGPVLIRKKKKTEKKKGTLNGKEELLASLEGITDENLRKKYISLIEVMD
- the gyrB gene encoding DNA topoisomerase (ATP-hydrolyzing) subunit B; translated protein: MSYSAEKIKILEGLEAVRKRPGMYIGTQDETGLHKMVYEVVDNSVDEAMAGNCTEIKVSILPDNIIEVIDDGRGIPTGIHPDKGISTIEVVMTILHAGGKFENDAYKVSGGLHGVGVSVVNALSEWMEVEVHSLGQIHYQKYTTGIPVAPVSIKGETTLTGTTVRFKPDKTIFTTTEFLFDTLSARFRELAFLNNSLKISITDARKEEKQSHEFQYDGGIVSFVDHINASKHPLHKICHFNREKDSIIAEVALQYCDTYNETIFTFTNGINNSLGGTHLEGFRAALTRTLNDFLKKDQNLSKKGTITLSGEDVKEGLCVVISVKIPQPQFNSQTKEKLVNAEIKGIMQTLTSEGLVLFFEENPAIIKKILEKCILASKAREAARRARDLTRRKTVLEGGGLPGKLADCSEKDPAKSEIYLVEGDSAGGSAKQGRDRNTQAILPLKGKILNVEKSRLDKILANEEIRTLISALGTGIGEDEFNVDKARYHKIVIMTDADIDGSHIRTLILTFFFRHMRPLIERGFLFVAQPPLYQLKFGKESIYAYSDREKDELIRSRQNDKVVIQRYKGLGEMNPEQLWETTMDPERRVVLQVKMDDLVAAEDTFNILMGDDVSPRRRFIEENSAKVSNLDL